In the Borrelia turicatae 91E135 genome, one interval contains:
- a CDS encoding ribonuclease H family protein, which yields MKKYYACILNDKNEKMIFTSWEECKNKIIGQKNKIKSFKTKEEAKNWLSRDGKNDIYPTGIYFDSGTGRGKGVEIRVVNEKGVSILNKIIDQSLINDYNNYYVKDFDGISNNYGELLGLYIALKIALQENTKNIFGDSKLVIDYWSKGFYNKNLNKNTIKLIQNVTKLRHTFEEKGGTILLISGDNNIADLGFHKR from the coding sequence ATGAAAAAATACTACGCATGCATATTAAACGACAAAAATGAAAAAATGATCTTCACATCTTGGGAAGAATGCAAAAACAAAATTATAGGACAAAAAAATAAAATAAAGAGCTTCAAAACAAAAGAAGAAGCAAAAAATTGGCTCTCAAGAGATGGAAAGAACGATATCTACCCAACAGGAATATACTTTGACTCTGGAACTGGAAGAGGCAAAGGAGTAGAAATTAGAGTTGTTAATGAAAAAGGAGTATCCATACTAAACAAAATAATAGATCAAAGTCTAATTAATGATTATAATAATTACTACGTTAAAGATTTTGATGGAATTAGCAACAATTACGGCGAACTTTTAGGATTATATATTGCACTCAAAATAGCATTACAAGAAAACACAAAGAACATATTTGGAGATAGCAAACTAGTAATTGATTATTGGTCTAAAGGATTTTACAATAAAAACTTAAATAAAAATACTATCAAATTAATTCAAAATGTGACCAAATTAAGACATACTTTTGAAGAAAAAGGAGGAACGATATTATTGATATCAGGAGACAATAATATTGCGGATCTTGGCTTCCATAAAAGGTAA
- the uvrA gene encoding excinuclease ABC subunit UvrA gives MREKITVRGAREHNLKNVNVDIPRNSLVVISGKSGSGKSSLAFDTIFAEGQRRYMESVSSYARQFLGVMKKPNVEYIGGLSPAISIEQKTISSNPRSTVGTITEIYDYYRLLFAKIGKPYCPNDGSLIEEQSLDNMINTILSYAEGSKVILFAPVVMGAKGAHKKELEKILNQGFSRVRVDSQDYLIEDAVNLSLDKNKKHNIEIIVDRIKLSSNIRIRLSESIETALSISNGYLRVEIENDLEKIDKIFTEHNSCPLCGFSLPVIEPRLFSFNSPFGACSECSGLGITLDFDFEKICPNVKLSFNDDAFITFKPSSSWALSIFKGLAKHYGFSLDTPIKDISEDILKKILYGANEKIDFIYKSKEMESKEIKGGFYYSKEFEGLIPLLKRRYLATESESARLFYEGLMSRKTCNSCKGKRLSLGALSVKLSGKDIQELSNLSVIDSYSFFDKIELDELDVKISREILKEIKSRLKFLIDVGLSYLYLDRMSGTLSGGEAQRIRLATQIGSALAGVLYVLDEPSIGLHQRDNEKLISTLVNLKELGNTVIVVEHDEQTLRTADYIIDVGPGAGIYGGEIVAKGSLSDILNNDYSVTGKYLSGQLKIEVPKIRRKVGKAEIVLLNASKNNLKNINVRIPLGVFTVITGVSGSGKSTLLNEILYPALDSRLKSNTSYFDGFGDVIGYEQIDKVIQVNQKPIGKTPRSNPATYVGFFTEIRELFAKLPESRARGFKAGRFSFNVKGGRCEKCQGDGYLNIQMHFLPDVFVPCDLCKGKKFNEETLEIRYKGKNIYDVLEMSVLEAKNFFENIPKVNHYLEILKEVGLEYIKLGQASTTLSGGEAQRIKLAFELGKKSTGKTFYIIDEPTTGLHFDDIRKLLEVLQLLVQNGNTVVLIEHNLDVIKQADYIIDLGPEGGVSGGNIIVSGTPEEVSKCKSSYTGMFLKALL, from the coding sequence TTGAGAGAAAAAATTACTGTCAGAGGTGCAAGAGAGCATAATTTAAAAAATGTTAATGTTGATATTCCAAGGAATAGTTTGGTAGTGATATCTGGAAAGAGTGGTTCTGGTAAGTCCTCTTTGGCTTTTGATACAATTTTTGCAGAAGGGCAGAGAAGATATATGGAGTCTGTGTCATCTTATGCAAGGCAGTTTTTGGGAGTAATGAAAAAACCCAATGTTGAGTATATAGGCGGACTCTCTCCTGCTATTTCAATTGAGCAGAAGACAATAAGCAGTAATCCAAGGTCAACTGTTGGTACAATTACTGAAATTTATGATTATTATAGATTGCTATTTGCTAAAATTGGTAAGCCATATTGTCCAAATGATGGAAGTTTAATAGAGGAACAATCTTTAGATAATATGATTAATACTATTTTAAGTTATGCTGAAGGGTCTAAAGTTATATTATTTGCGCCTGTTGTTATGGGCGCAAAGGGTGCTCATAAAAAAGAGCTTGAAAAGATATTAAATCAAGGGTTTAGTAGGGTAAGAGTAGATTCTCAAGATTATTTGATAGAAGACGCTGTTAATTTGAGCTTAGATAAAAATAAGAAACATAATATTGAAATTATAGTAGACAGAATAAAATTGAGTAGTAATATAAGAATTAGACTTTCAGAATCTATTGAGACTGCTTTATCGATTTCTAATGGATATTTACGTGTAGAAATTGAAAATGATTTAGAAAAAATAGATAAAATCTTTACAGAACATAATAGTTGTCCTCTGTGTGGGTTTTCTCTTCCTGTCATAGAACCAAGGCTTTTTTCGTTTAATAGTCCATTTGGAGCTTGTAGTGAATGTTCGGGTCTTGGCATTACACTTGATTTTGATTTTGAGAAGATTTGTCCTAATGTGAAGCTTTCTTTTAATGATGATGCATTTATTACCTTTAAACCCAGTTCGTCTTGGGCTTTATCAATTTTTAAGGGACTTGCTAAACATTATGGTTTTAGTTTAGATACTCCTATAAAAGATATTTCTGAAGATATTCTTAAAAAGATTTTGTATGGCGCCAATGAAAAGATAGATTTTATCTATAAATCTAAAGAAATGGAGAGTAAAGAAATAAAAGGTGGTTTTTATTATTCTAAGGAATTTGAGGGCCTTATTCCTCTTTTAAAGAGGCGTTATCTTGCAACTGAATCTGAGAGTGCTAGATTATTTTATGAAGGTTTAATGTCTCGCAAAACTTGTAATTCTTGCAAAGGTAAGCGATTAAGTCTTGGGGCTTTGTCTGTTAAATTGAGCGGCAAAGATATTCAAGAACTTAGTAATCTTTCTGTTATAGATTCTTATTCTTTTTTTGATAAGATTGAGCTTGATGAGCTTGATGTTAAAATTTCTAGGGAAATTTTAAAAGAAATTAAAAGTAGGCTTAAATTTTTGATTGATGTTGGACTTTCTTATTTATATTTAGATAGGATGTCTGGAACTCTTTCAGGGGGTGAGGCTCAACGAATTAGACTTGCTACTCAAATAGGCTCGGCTCTTGCTGGTGTTCTTTATGTACTTGATGAGCCTAGTATCGGATTACATCAAAGGGATAATGAAAAATTAATAAGTACTCTTGTTAATTTGAAAGAGCTTGGTAATACGGTAATTGTTGTAGAGCATGATGAGCAGACTTTGCGTACTGCTGATTATATTATTGATGTTGGACCTGGAGCTGGGATTTATGGTGGAGAAATAGTTGCTAAGGGATCTTTATCTGATATTTTAAATAATGATTATAGTGTGACTGGAAAGTATTTAAGTGGTCAACTTAAAATAGAAGTTCCAAAAATAAGACGTAAAGTAGGAAAAGCTGAAATTGTACTCTTAAATGCTAGTAAAAATAATTTAAAAAATATTAATGTGCGTATTCCTTTGGGAGTTTTTACTGTAATAACAGGAGTTTCTGGTAGTGGAAAGAGTACCCTTCTTAATGAGATATTATATCCTGCTCTTGATAGTAGGTTAAAATCAAATACAAGTTATTTTGATGGTTTTGGGGATGTCATTGGGTATGAGCAAATTGATAAAGTTATTCAAGTAAATCAAAAACCAATAGGTAAAACACCAAGATCAAATCCTGCAACTTATGTTGGATTTTTTACGGAGATTAGGGAACTTTTTGCAAAGCTTCCAGAGTCTAGAGCAAGAGGATTTAAGGCTGGTAGGTTTTCTTTTAATGTTAAGGGTGGGCGTTGTGAAAAATGTCAAGGTGATGGATATTTAAATATTCAGATGCATTTTTTGCCTGATGTTTTTGTTCCCTGTGATTTGTGCAAGGGAAAAAAATTTAATGAGGAAACTTTGGAGATTAGGTATAAGGGAAAGAATATTTATGATGTTTTAGAAATGAGTGTTCTTGAGGCTAAAAATTTTTTTGAAAATATTCCAAAAGTTAATCATTATTTAGAGATTTTAAAAGAAGTGGGGCTTGAATATATTAAATTAGGTCAAGCATCAACAACCCTTTCAGGAGGAGAGGCTCAGCGGATCAAATTGGCTTTTGAGCTTGGCAAAAAGAGTACAGGAAAGACTTTTTATATTATTGATGAACCAACAACAGGTTTGCATTTTGATGATATAAGAAAATTGTTAGAGGTATTGCAATTGCTTGTTCAAAATGGAAATACTGTAGTCCTTATAGAACATAATTTAGATGTGATTAAACAGGCAGATTATATAATAGACTTAGGTCCTGAGGGTGGAGTATCTGGAGGAAATATTATTGTATCTGGAACTCCTGAAGAGGTTTCAAAATGCAAGAGTTCCTATACGGGAATGTTTTTAAAAGCTCTTTTGTAA
- a CDS encoding LPS-assembly protein LptD, producing the protein MQEFLYGNVFKSSFVILFLVNIFNYSILFAQDVNDKKSLKDKKNLTLMQKANLKELEFSSDEDLKKWALREGIEEKDVSKIKSLLLEKFGISPELFSKDSNDVGRYKIIIESTDNLENFTYEITGDETIIFKGKVNLVIEDVKDNKKHNIKGDKIIFNKNSKKLFSSGNVEYKFDLSTDEKLYFYGGELFIDFDSQNFLLKNGIVQKKVNKNLIDHIVSFGGKVLRRLDNDSNILEEAFITTSKIPEPYYSIRASKIWILPSGDLGILNAVFYIGRVPIFYIPFFFKPGDSLFFNPSLGYSSRKGLTLFNTVYLLGKKSANIDDVSFLDFDFHSVYNSDKKSYIRNGYLTYFFAEDIVSKVNQDHVKLIFDIYSNLGFYSGIDFNLGETLDLFKTFEGSFGIGLTRTLYKHNISGDYRPFEGNSINYSLFSFDNINKGDIFGFEVPFRYLLKSKSEFLISDALFSLIFEHYSDPYVMIDFKDRLESATFFSVLSPLKDSSETEKMIRTFDWNLSSFYNQTFDNNTLIDYRLNNLGFTFKLANYENIFGKNPKSIKDPTRKWFYLERIYLPYIDLNFQKELYNNSWTSLSDSKVKEIIMVPKVKNIGDNVEDDKDKSNAKKLKEKKDLTKDFYLSPKPIVSNDLSKQDSFYIRLGMNPYFKNNIFFDNSKFKSPQEFKYDVKTYLFEIKNKIDLKFHADFYNRLVTFEDIFYLNTIEYNPLDKDYNLVDKDKKGEHSLINKFNLNLLPFMLYPAFSRSSIRFENKITLYSFDKKYDRDSKMLDGKSNSVFLKSPETLHQELNFGLIYDYRFFTTSLSGVLKNTFENIYASSELKFAMEFPYLLQEVGIGIKYDKKFKEDEKKSVFKNTSINLKPLKPISPYKNLEMHPALYYKIEPRYLDYLKLIFLVAYDPLINGVSELSFKFSAYDFRFEFAMKNDFEYKYDKLISDFAKVGSTTKLIPYSLSFQYKKDLYDFKFFDEKFKIGLGTDVGWKMNLQKFVDNEFWAEFTFKFRYTKFFELNFSTRSINTKTFRYFGGYMEQVELETVNLFADLFKSFNFFNIQDRKDSLFKIKKISTSFKFNFYDWQFVGEYSLSPDILKDNSGRYSSIWRNNFSIYISWNFFEPIKSSLESNASTNYELLINRKTKK; encoded by the coding sequence ATGCAAGAGTTCCTATACGGGAATGTTTTTAAAAGCTCTTTTGTAATATTATTTTTGGTAAATATTTTTAATTATTCTATCTTGTTTGCTCAAGATGTTAATGATAAAAAGAGTTTAAAAGATAAAAAAAATCTAACTTTAATGCAAAAAGCTAATTTGAAAGAACTTGAATTTTCTAGTGATGAAGATTTAAAAAAATGGGCATTAAGAGAAGGTATTGAAGAGAAAGATGTTTCTAAGATAAAGTCATTACTTTTGGAAAAATTTGGTATATCCCCTGAACTTTTTTCAAAAGATAGCAACGATGTGGGTAGATATAAAATAATCATTGAGAGTACAGATAATCTTGAAAATTTTACTTATGAGATTACTGGGGATGAAACTATCATATTTAAAGGGAAAGTAAATCTTGTTATTGAAGACGTTAAAGATAATAAAAAGCATAACATTAAGGGTGATAAAATTATTTTTAATAAAAATTCCAAAAAGCTTTTTTCTAGTGGAAATGTCGAATATAAATTTGATTTGAGTACTGATGAGAAGTTATATTTTTATGGCGGTGAATTATTTATTGATTTTGATTCTCAGAATTTTCTTCTCAAAAATGGAATTGTTCAAAAAAAAGTGAATAAAAATTTAATTGACCATATTGTTTCATTTGGGGGAAAAGTTTTAAGGAGATTGGATAATGATTCAAACATATTAGAAGAGGCTTTTATTACAACTAGTAAGATTCCAGAACCTTATTATTCTATTAGAGCCTCTAAGATATGGATTTTGCCATCTGGGGACCTTGGTATTTTAAATGCTGTGTTTTATATAGGAAGAGTACCTATATTCTATATTCCATTCTTTTTTAAACCAGGTGATAGTTTGTTTTTTAATCCATCTTTAGGATATTCTTCAAGGAAAGGACTTACTCTTTTTAATACTGTATATTTATTGGGGAAAAAATCTGCTAATATTGATGATGTTTCTTTTTTAGATTTTGATTTTCATTCAGTATACAATTCAGATAAAAAATCTTATATTAGAAATGGTTATTTAACTTATTTCTTTGCAGAAGATATTGTTTCTAAAGTTAATCAAGACCATGTTAAATTGATTTTTGATATTTATTCTAATTTGGGGTTTTATTCAGGTATTGATTTTAATTTAGGTGAGACTTTAGATCTTTTTAAAACTTTTGAAGGTAGTTTTGGCATAGGCTTGACAAGAACTCTATATAAGCATAATATTTCTGGTGACTATCGCCCTTTTGAAGGTAATAGTATCAATTACTCCCTTTTTAGTTTTGATAATATAAATAAGGGTGACATATTTGGATTTGAGGTTCCCTTTAGGTATTTGCTTAAATCTAAGTCTGAATTTTTAATCAGTGATGCGCTTTTTTCATTGATTTTTGAGCATTATTCAGATCCTTATGTGATGATTGACTTTAAAGATAGATTAGAGAGTGCAACATTTTTTTCCGTTTTAAGTCCTCTAAAAGATTCATCAGAAACAGAAAAGATGATAAGGACATTTGATTGGAATTTATCTTCTTTTTATAATCAAACTTTTGATAATAATACCCTTATTGATTATAGATTAAATAATCTTGGATTTACTTTTAAATTGGCAAATTATGAGAATATTTTTGGTAAAAATCCTAAAAGTATTAAAGATCCAACTAGGAAATGGTTTTATTTAGAGAGAATTTATCTGCCTTATATCGATTTAAATTTTCAGAAAGAGCTTTATAATAACAGTTGGACTTCTCTTTCTGATTCTAAGGTTAAAGAAATAATTATGGTACCCAAGGTCAAAAATATTGGAGATAATGTTGAGGATGACAAAGATAAAAGTAATGCCAAAAAACTTAAGGAGAAAAAAGATTTAACCAAAGATTTTTATTTATCTCCCAAACCAATTGTTTCTAATGATCTGAGTAAGCAAGATTCTTTTTATATAAGATTGGGCATGAATCCTTATTTTAAAAATAATATATTTTTTGATAATTCTAAATTTAAGTCTCCCCAGGAGTTTAAATATGATGTGAAAACCTATTTGTTTGAGATTAAAAATAAAATAGATTTAAAATTTCATGCTGATTTTTATAATCGGCTTGTTACTTTTGAAGATATTTTTTATCTTAATACTATAGAGTATAATCCCTTAGACAAAGATTATAATTTGGTGGATAAAGACAAGAAGGGCGAACATTCACTTATTAATAAATTTAATTTAAATTTATTGCCTTTTATGCTGTATCCTGCTTTTTCTCGGAGTAGTATTAGGTTTGAGAACAAAATTACTCTTTATTCATTTGATAAAAAATATGATAGAGATTCTAAAATGTTGGATGGCAAGAGCAATTCCGTTTTTTTGAAAAGTCCTGAAACTTTGCATCAAGAATTGAATTTTGGCTTGATTTATGACTATAGATTTTTTACTACTAGTCTTTCAGGTGTGCTGAAAAATACTTTTGAAAATATATATGCTTCTTCTGAGCTTAAGTTTGCGATGGAATTTCCTTATTTATTACAAGAAGTAGGTATTGGAATTAAATATGATAAGAAATTTAAGGAAGATGAGAAAAAGTCTGTTTTTAAAAATACTTCTATTAATTTAAAACCTTTAAAACCCATTTCTCCTTATAAGAATTTAGAGATGCATCCTGCTTTGTATTATAAGATAGAGCCAAGATATTTAGATTATTTAAAGCTTATCTTTCTGGTTGCTTATGATCCTTTGATTAATGGGGTATCTGAACTTTCGTTTAAGTTTAGTGCTTATGATTTTAGATTTGAATTTGCTATGAAAAATGATTTTGAGTATAAGTATGATAAATTGATTAGCGATTTTGCGAAGGTAGGATCCACAACTAAGCTTATTCCGTATTCTTTAAGTTTTCAGTATAAAAAAGATTTATATGATTTTAAGTTTTTTGATGAAAAATTTAAAATTGGACTGGGAACAGATGTTGGATGGAAAATGAATTTGCAAAAATTTGTTGATAATGAATTTTGGGCTGAGTTTACTTTTAAGTTTAGGTATACTAAGTTTTTTGAGTTGAATTTTTCAACTCGTTCTATTAATACTAAAACTTTTAGATATTTTGGAGGATATATGGAACAGGTTGAGCTTGAAACGGTTAATCTGTTTGCAGATCTGTTTAAGTCATTTAATTTCTTTAATATTCAGGATAGAAAGGATTCATTATTTAAAATCAAGAAAATTAGTACAAGCTTTAAATTTAATTTTTATGATTGGCAATTTGTCGGGGAGTATAGTTTAAGTCCAGATATTTTAAAGGATAATAGCGGTAGGTATTCTTCTATTTGGAGAAATAATTTTTCAATTTATATTTCTTGGAATTTCTTTGAACCTATTAAATCATCGTTGGAAAGTAATGCAAGTACTAATTATGAACTTTTAATTAACCGTAAAACTAAGAAATAA
- a CDS encoding phospho-sugar mutase: MKNNKLKKKVEKYIQLEKNKYFKDEAIRLLNENNERELYNRFYKDLEFGTAGMRGIIGAGTYYINTYNITKASQGIANYILEITQNPKVVISYDSRYFSKNFAYDAAEIFASNGLKVYIYKNLRPTPQLSYTVRKLDCDLGIMITASHNTKEYNGYKVYWKGGAQIIPPHDTRIISEIKKVSNVKNTLTKEEGINKQAIIELNDEIDIAYIEKINEEFPDFNKKSKNTNLKIAYTPLHGTGGTIIKELFKGSKVELLIEQSQIIPDPEFPSVNYPNPEEHTTLSKVIELAKRENCDIAFATDPDADRMGIAFNEDKKWKTLNGNQIACILMNYLLSREKNPKNVFVIASFTTTPMLNKIAKKYNSTLYRTYTGFKWIGHLIDEIKTKEPNKKFTFGCEESYGYLIGTGTRDKDAFSAIKGFCDLMLTLKKNQITIGKYLQEMYKEFGYYEDFIINKSFQGSNGDFLREELMSNFRNEIKKNFAGINIIKKLDYKKLTETDMNGNVYKITKYKHTTNAIKFLLENEIEITIRPSGTESKIKFYVSIYSRYEQKNNIFDIINSIKMEIEKY; the protein is encoded by the coding sequence ATGAAAAATAATAAACTTAAAAAAAAAGTAGAAAAATACATTCAACTTGAAAAAAACAAATATTTTAAAGATGAAGCAATAAGATTACTTAATGAAAATAATGAGAGAGAACTGTACAATAGATTTTATAAAGATCTAGAATTTGGCACCGCTGGAATGAGAGGCATCATTGGAGCTGGAACATACTATATCAACACCTACAATATTACAAAAGCAAGTCAAGGAATTGCCAATTACATCCTTGAAATCACACAAAATCCTAAAGTTGTAATAAGTTATGATTCAAGATACTTCTCAAAAAATTTTGCATATGACGCTGCAGAAATTTTTGCATCAAATGGCCTTAAAGTTTATATATACAAAAATCTAAGGCCAACACCCCAGTTATCATATACAGTTAGAAAATTAGATTGCGATCTTGGAATAATGATAACAGCAAGTCATAATACAAAAGAATACAATGGATATAAAGTATATTGGAAAGGGGGTGCTCAAATAATACCTCCTCATGATACACGAATAATATCAGAAATCAAAAAAGTATCTAATGTTAAAAATACACTTACAAAAGAAGAAGGTATAAATAAGCAAGCAATAATAGAACTTAATGATGAGATTGATATAGCATACATAGAAAAAATAAATGAAGAATTTCCTGATTTCAATAAAAAAAGCAAAAACACAAATTTAAAAATAGCATATACTCCTTTGCACGGGACAGGAGGAACAATAATAAAGGAGTTATTTAAAGGCAGTAAAGTAGAACTTTTAATTGAACAAAGTCAAATAATCCCTGACCCAGAATTTCCGTCAGTCAATTATCCTAATCCTGAAGAACATACTACCCTGTCCAAAGTAATAGAACTTGCAAAAAGAGAAAACTGTGATATTGCATTTGCAACCGACCCAGATGCTGATAGGATGGGTATAGCCTTTAATGAGGATAAAAAATGGAAAACTCTAAATGGCAATCAAATTGCATGCATTTTAATGAATTACTTATTATCTAGAGAAAAAAATCCTAAAAATGTATTTGTGATAGCTTCTTTCACTACAACACCAATGCTAAATAAGATAGCAAAAAAATATAACTCAACATTATATAGAACATATACAGGATTTAAATGGATAGGGCACTTAATAGATGAGATAAAAACAAAAGAACCAAACAAAAAATTTACTTTTGGATGTGAAGAAAGTTATGGATACTTAATTGGAACTGGAACTAGAGATAAAGACGCATTTTCAGCCATAAAAGGATTTTGCGACTTAATGTTGACATTAAAAAAGAATCAAATAACAATAGGAAAATATCTTCAAGAAATGTACAAAGAGTTTGGATATTATGAAGACTTTATAATTAATAAAAGTTTTCAAGGAAGTAATGGGGACTTTTTAAGAGAAGAATTAATGTCAAATTTTAGGAACGAAATTAAAAAAAATTTTGCAGGAATTAACATAATCAAAAAATTAGACTACAAAAAGTTAACAGAAACCGATATGAATGGCAATGTATATAAAATAACAAAATACAAGCATACTACAAATGCAATAAAATTTTTATTAGAAAACGAAATAGAAATAACCATCAGGCCATCTGGAACAGAGTCAAAAATTAAATTTTATGTATCCATATATTCAAGATACGAACAAAAAAACAATATTTTTGATATAATAAATAGTATAAAAATGGAGATAGAAAAGTATTAA
- the uvrB gene encoding excinuclease ABC subunit UvrB produces MQFCLRSDYSPAGDQSKAIREIEESILLDNKYQTLKGVTGSGKTFTIANIIRNLERPALIISHNKTLAAQLYREFKDFFPDNAVEYFVSYYDYYQPESYVPSKDLYIEKEATINEDIEIKRIRTVTSLSRRRDVIVVATVSSIYALGSPEFFKNAAHAFFVGQKISIKEIADIFVKLQYERTLMNLEHDKFSIKGDVIEVWPSNEHGDFAYKIYLDFDEIVRISRINPLTKKILGVTDEFTLFAKSYFVIPYENILDALSKIQVDLEIQYHSFKENGKFVEAERLKQRVEYDIEMLRETGSCQGIENYSKYFSDSEMDRPYCLFDFFPKDYLLFIDESHVTLPQFRGMYNGDYSRKLNLVNFGFRLPSALANRPLKYHEFESLINQVVFVSATPGLEECEKSSVIAEQIIRPTGLIDPEIILRVSDGQMEDLYNEIQKRVALNEKVLITTLTKKMAEDLTDYLLSLDIKARYLHAEFNAIERVDIITSLRKSEIDVIVGINLLREGLDIPEVSLVIILDADKVGFLRSTTSLIQMIGRAARNSNGCVIMYYDHVSCAMREAIDETNRRRNIQIEYNKKNNIVPRTIIKKVQNILEKELKNETVDYDIGKIISDDKLSKKDLIIKLKFKLEEAVCDERFEDAIFLRDKIRELVK; encoded by the coding sequence ATGCAATTTTGTTTAAGGTCTGATTATTCTCCTGCTGGTGATCAATCAAAAGCAATTAGAGAAATTGAGGAATCTATTTTACTTGATAATAAATATCAGACTTTAAAGGGTGTTACAGGTAGCGGTAAAACTTTTACAATCGCTAATATTATTAGAAATTTAGAGAGACCTGCTTTGATAATTAGTCATAATAAAACTTTAGCTGCACAGCTTTATAGGGAATTTAAGGATTTTTTTCCAGATAATGCAGTTGAGTATTTTGTTTCTTATTATGATTATTATCAGCCTGAATCTTATGTTCCATCAAAAGATTTGTATATAGAAAAAGAAGCCACTATTAATGAAGATATTGAAATAAAGAGGATAAGGACAGTAACATCTCTTTCTAGGAGGCGAGATGTTATTGTTGTTGCTACAGTTTCTTCGATTTATGCATTAGGTTCTCCAGAATTTTTTAAGAATGCTGCCCATGCTTTTTTTGTAGGGCAAAAGATTTCTATTAAAGAGATAGCAGATATTTTTGTTAAGCTTCAGTATGAAAGAACTCTTATGAATCTTGAACATGATAAGTTTTCTATTAAAGGTGATGTCATTGAAGTATGGCCTAGTAATGAGCATGGTGATTTTGCATATAAGATTTATTTAGATTTTGATGAGATTGTTAGGATAAGCAGGATTAATCCACTTACAAAAAAGATTTTGGGAGTTACTGATGAATTTACTCTTTTTGCTAAGTCTTATTTTGTTATTCCTTATGAAAACATATTGGATGCTCTTTCTAAAATACAAGTTGATTTAGAAATACAATATCATTCTTTTAAAGAAAATGGTAAGTTTGTTGAGGCTGAAAGACTTAAGCAGAGAGTAGAATATGATATTGAAATGTTAAGAGAAACCGGGTCTTGTCAGGGCATAGAAAATTATTCTAAGTACTTTAGTGATAGCGAGATGGATAGACCTTACTGTCTTTTTGATTTTTTTCCCAAAGATTATTTGTTATTTATTGATGAATCCCATGTTACTTTGCCTCAATTTAGAGGAATGTATAATGGAGATTATTCAAGAAAATTAAATCTTGTAAATTTTGGATTTAGACTTCCATCAGCACTTGCAAATAGACCCCTTAAGTATCATGAATTTGAATCTTTGATTAATCAGGTTGTTTTTGTTTCAGCAACTCCTGGCCTTGAAGAGTGCGAAAAAAGTAGTGTTATTGCTGAACAAATAATACGTCCAACGGGTCTGATTGATCCAGAGATTATTCTTAGAGTTTCAGATGGACAGATGGAAGATCTTTATAATGAAATTCAAAAAAGGGTGGCTTTAAATGAAAAGGTTTTAATTACAACTTTGACAAAAAAAATGGCTGAAGATTTAACAGATTATTTATTAAGTCTTGATATAAAGGCTAGATATTTGCATGCAGAGTTTAATGCTATTGAGAGAGTAGATATTATTACATCTCTTAGAAAATCAGAAATTGATGTTATTGTGGGCATTAATTTATTAAGGGAAGGTTTAGATATTCCTGAGGTTTCTCTTGTTATCATACTGGATGCTGATAAAGTAGGATTTTTAAGATCTACTACTTCTTTGATCCAAATGATTGGTAGAGCTGCTAGAAACTCAAATGGTTGTGTTATAATGTACTACGATCACGTAAGTTGTGCAATGAGAGAGGCTATTGACGAAACTAATAGAAGACGGAATATTCAAATTGAATACAATAAAAAAAATAATATTGTTCCAAGGACTATTATTAAAAAAGTACAAAATATTTTAGAAAAAGAATTAAAAAATGAAACCGTTGATTATGACATTGGAAAAATTATTTCTGATGACAAATTATCTAAAAAGGATCTTATCATTAAGCTTAAGTTTAAACTTGAAGAGGCAGTTTGTGATGAAAGATTTGAGGATGCTATCTTTTTGCGAGATAAAATAAGAGAGCTTGTTAAGTAA